CTCAAGTCAACTTTTACCGCCTGATTAATCCTGTTGCCATTTATGAAAGTTCCGTTTGTCGAATTCAGGTCTTCAATATAAACCAGACCATTTTCAACGATTATCCGGCAGTGGGTGCTACTCACCGTATTGGTACTGTCATTTATAATAATTGGGGTTTCACCCGTATTGCAGCTTGGGCTTCTGCCCACAATGAATACAAATTTTTTCATAAGATTTTTATAAATCAGTTACAGTGCCATCTTTAATATCTTTATCGTAAGCAGGATAATCATAGGGAGAGGATCTTTTGTGAGGGTCGTGCAGTTCCTTTACAATATTACTTAGGCCCTGAAGAGTTTTTAGCTTAAGCGTAACCTTATCGATGATGATTAACAACAGTTCGTAATCACCAATTTTAATAATGTCTCTGTCGTTTAATTCCCGGGGTTGGTATTCAATGTCCTCTTTATTTACGAATACTCCATTTGTTGAGTTTTCATCCTTGATGACAAACATCAATCTGTTGTCATTTTTACTTCTTCGCACATTCAACAAGGCATGTCTGTCTGATACAGTAGGTAATTTGAGAATTATATTATTATCGGCAAACTTGCCAATTAAGTTTCGGCCTTCCCTGATGAGCCAGTATTCACCAGGCTCTGATGTAGTGTAGGAAACCAAAAAGCCCACAAGGTTTCGCTCTTCGATCTTTTCAGGGTTCCTATCTGATCCGGAAATTTGCGTGTACTTGCCAGCTTTTTCAGGATTTTTCTCAAACGAATTGTAATCGTTATCAATAATTGTTTTATTTGCCATTTGTTATTCTTTTTAAATTAAAACATTATAGGATTTACTTTGGGATTAAATGCTGGATAAATTGGATGGTTAGTCATTCTTTTCCCATTAAAATAAAATACGGTTTCATTAAAGTTATGGATTTTGTTGGAACAAATGTATGCAAAAATTCCCTCACAGTTTAATACTAAACCCCAGCCCTGACCTTCAATATAACCAAAGTTCACATTTAGGTATCCTGGTAGGCCAACACCTAATACATTTGTTAGGTGTGGCGTGGTTTGTTTTATGATATCAAAAATTAGCTTCAAGCTATTAACACGGGAAATTATTTCTGTCACAATTTGTTCTTCTGACAGATATTGAATATTAACAATCCTTGAAATATCAGTGTAACGAGGAATTGATTGCACTAGCCTATATTTAGGATAGGAGTTATTACCTTTAAATTCAAGTTGTGTTGCATAGATCAATATTTTATCATTTTCGATACGGGCGAAAGTATTTTGACACATGCTTTGATGAACAATGCCAAACAAAAGAACAATAAGCAATTTTACTTTCATAACCTTAGTATTTAATTAGTTAATAATACACAACACCAACATTATCCCATTTCCTTCGATAATTATTCCATTCCCAAATTTTCCCATAATAATCCACACCAAAAACATTGGTATGAAAGCTATTCACCGGATTAATTAGGTCCCACTGAAAAGTTTGTGCTTGCATTGTTATTGCACGGTATCCTGCGATGAACATACCTCCATCGAATGGATTATATTTCACAATGTAGTTATCCGACATTAGAAAAAGCACGTCATTATTTTTGAACATTATAATTCGCGCAACCGGGAATTGGTAAATACGATATGGATTATTGGATACGAAATTGTTTGGCTGATTAGCAAAGGCACCACTATTGGTGGTAATGACATCCTGCCAATTTCTTGATGGATGAGAGTTATTTCTTTTAATGATCTCAATTTGAAACTGCGGAGTTTGCTTTTTATAATTTAGTTGGGTAACACTAATGGTTCTTTCTTTTGTTTTTTCAAGTAAATCATTCCAATCAGCATAATTTGAAATGCTTGTTAACTCTTTGTGAATTTCCAGAAAAGAATTAGTGAAGTAGCCTCCATATCTACTGGATACTCCGGAGGTTTGACCAGGCTCACTTGAAGAAACAATGATAAAACCAGATGATTGCTCATATAATTCCTTGAATCTCTCTGAATTCCTGACCGAAAAATTTAATGAAGCGATACCATTTACTTCAATGTCAGATGGACTTAAAACACTAAGCTCACCATTGCAGCAATCCACTATGAGAATGGTTAATCTCGCTCCTTTCGCTTTTAATTCATTGGCTATTTTACTGAGTGAAATGCTACGCAGATAGGTATCGTCAAAGCCTTCAATATGATAACCCATAAACAAGGTAGGCCATTTATCTGATTGATCCCGGTACCTGAATCCATGCCCGTTATAGTAAAATAAGATGACGTCATTTTCATTACAGTTAAGATCACCAATCGTTTTTTGTAAGTTTTCACTTTTAAAATTTGTTCCGGTTAATTCGTAAACTTTTCTTCTAACGGAAGTGTTTTTTTCAATAGCTCCAATTTCAGACATCATAGCATCAATCGACAACCGCGTTCCTTCTCTGATTACTGAATTTTGTTCATTTGTTGCCCCTGCAATAATGCAATGCAATGTTTGAGCGGATGTTTGTTTTGAAATTAAAAACATAATTAATAACGAGCTGATCAAGAGCATTGACCATTTAGGAAGATTGTTTCTATTTTTCATCTGTATGTTTTTTGCTATTATGGTCGATGATTAATTTTAGCGCCTCATTCTGCCCCTCCGTCACCCTGATGATTTTTTCGATTTCATCGGTGAGCTTTTTGCCGGCAGGTTTCGGTTTGGGATGAGGCTTCGTTTGTGGGTGTTTTTGCATTGTGAAAAATATTTCGGCAATATTACGCCGGGCAAGTACCGTTTTGCAAATTTTCGACCTCCACTTTTTCTGTACTATCCCAAATTACCACCTCGATTAAATCTGTACTGTTTGGCGTAGCGGACAGCATAATAATGAGTTAGCTCTGTATTTTGGTTTTTGGGGAAATTCAAGTGTTTGCCTGGCAACATTTACCCCGTGAATAGCTCGTGGGCTGTGTAAAAGCTTTCGGGGATTTAGGTTTTTGCCGGGAGGAATTCACGGGGTGAATTAATGCTGGGTCGGCCAATGTTAGCTGAATAAAAAAAATTACTTTTGTAAAAATCATTATGGATATGATAATTGAAAAAACAAATAAGGAAATTGTTTTCAGGCTGCCACTTGATACCAATATCGATGCATTACAGAATTTGAAAGATTGGCTGGATTACCTGGAAATAACCCAAAAATCGAAAGCAAGGCAAAAGGATGTTGATGGGCTTGTTGATGAAATTAAGAAAGGCCGCTGGAAGCGACGGAAATCAGATTTGGTGAAATGAAAATTGTTGTCGATACCAATATCGTTTTCAGTGCAGTTTTAAACACCAACAGTCGTATTGCGAACATACTTCTTCAATCAGAGAGGTTTTTACATTTTTACTCGACTGATTTACTACTTGCCGAAATTTCAGAACATAAACAAAAGCTTCAAAATTTATCAGGTTTATCAAAAGAGGATTTAGATAAATCGATTGCACTTATTACCAGAAAAATTCGATTTATTGATGCCAGGTTAATTCCTAACGACATCTTTAATTCAACTGAAGAGCTTCTTAAAGATATTGATTCGGATGATGTTGAATTTGTTGCTTTAACAGATCATATTGGAGGGAAACTGTGGAGTGGAGATAAAACGCTACAACGAAAATTAGCAAGGAAAAATTGGGAGAAATTTATTTCTTTGGCCGAATTGTCAGTGCTCATAAGAAAGCCCTATGAGTAGCCATTAAGATTGTGTTTATAGCCGATTTAAAAACACGGTCAGGTTTTCGTCTTTGTCGATGTCGAGTTTTTTGCGGATGCGCGAACGGGCGGTGTCCACACTCTCGGGGCGCACCATGGTGATGGCGGCAATTTCTTTGCTGCTCATGTTGAGCTTGAGCATGGCGCAAACCTTTCGTTCGGCGGGTGTAAGGTCGGGGAATTGGGCATCGAGGGTGTTGTAAAACGATTCGTGAACCTGTGCAAAGCGGTATTCAAATTCGCGCCAACTGGTTTCGTCGAGGTTTTGTTTCAGCTCCGAAATAATTTCACGCACCAGCTCCATGTTCGACTGCTTAAAGTTGGCGCTGCTTCGCTGCAGGGATTTGGCTACTTTGTTTATCACCAGATTCTTGGTATAGATATTACTGACGTTGCAAATCAGTTCGCGGTTTTTTAGTTCCAAATCCTGACGGAGATTTTCGGCTTCTTTGGTGAGCAGGGCCTCTTTTTGCCGTTTGGTTTTGATGATGAACACGATGAGTAAGACCAGCAAAACGGTTACAATTACGCCTACGATGGTGGCAGTTTTTATCTGCCGCTGCTTTTGTCCGATTACCAACTCCTGATCTTCGATTTGCTCCGTTTTTTTATCTACTTCATAGCGGATTTGAATCTCTTCGATGGCATCCGATTTTTCACGGTCGAAAATGCTGTCCTTTATCATGGCATACTTTACATAATAATCGTAAGCCTTTTTCAAATCTTTGTTTTCAAGATACATCTCCGAAAGAACCTTGTATCCTTCCAGGATGCTTTGCTTGCTTTGTACCTGGCGCGCATGTTCCAGGCCTTCGAGAAAATGTTGTTTGGCCGGCAGCGGCTTTTTCAGCGAAAGCTCAATTTTTCCCAGGCTGTAAAGTGCCATGCTGAAATCGCTCCAGTTTTGCAGGGATTTATACTTTTCGGCAGCAACCTGTGTCAGCAAATAGGCCGAATCAGTATTCTTTAAGGCAAAATAAATGTTTCCGAGATTTAATTCCGAGTTGGCTACATCACGAACAGAAGCAGCCGAGCCTTCTTCGGTTTTAATTTGATAGGAATGAAGGGCATAATAATAAGCCGAATCGAGTTGTTTCATATGCAGATAAACCTCAGCAATATTGTTGTAGGAGTAAGCGATTCCTAAATAATTCTCCTTGAGATTGGATGTTCCTGCTTCTTTAGCTATCCGTATATGTTTTTGCCGGATCGCAAGAGCTATCCGATGGAATTGAAGTGCTCTTTGAAAATCCCCTGATTGAATGTAAATATTCCCGATCAACTCGTTGCAGTTCCAGGTATTTGGCCGATTGCTGATCTTTTCCCAATAACTCAGCGATTTGATAATAAAATCAACCGCTTGATGATAATTCCCCAAGTAAAGTTGGGTAAGCCCAATATGATACAACGAAATGGCAGCGTCCCGCTCAAAGCCATTCAACTGGTTAATCTGCAAGGCCTGATAGTAGTATTTAAGCGCGTCCAGAAATTGATTTCTGGTTAAATCATTCTGCCCCATTCTATCCAGGACCAAAGCCTTTCCCAATTCGCAGTTGGTTTTGGTAAAAACAGAAAGTGCCTTGTTTTGATAATATTCCGAGCTATCGAAATTATTCAGGTTCAAATATTCCCTACCGATAAAGCTATAGGCAAATCCAATCTGCCTGGGGTATTTCTTATCTCGCAATTCATCAATAATTTTTTTGTATCGCGCAATAGACCGCTGAGGTGATGCCTTTATTCTAATGGATTCAAAACTATTTTTAAGATCAAAATTCAAATTCAAATCTTCCGCTAGTTCGGCAGCTTCATAAAAGAAACAAAATGCCGCCACTGAATCCACCACATTAAGTCCACGAACCAAAGCCTGCAAAATAAGCACCCGCTCTTTTACTTCAGCCGTTTCGAGCTGCCGGTACAAACTATCGGGAGCAAGCCGGGCTTCCGCCTTTATCGGCAGATGCATGATTGTGATTAATAAAATTGCCACAATCCTGATGAACCAACTCCGATAAATCTGACTATGGAAAATAATTCTCTCCATTCTACTGGGATTTTTTTGATTAATTGCCTCCCAAAAATACAAATTCTCTTCAATATGAAGCGCAATCTGCACACCAGAATTTGTTTCCATCGATCTGAGCCACCCGCCAGCCACAAAAAAAGTTGCTACTTTTGGCGATGTTTTTCAAATAGTTTTTAATGATAAAATCAATGATAAATTCCAGAAAGACGAGCTTGCTGGTGATGGTTGCCGGTGCGATGATGCTGCTGATGAGCAGTTGCAACCAGCCTGCTGCCAATACCGATCAAATGTCTGATGCAGTGAAAGTGCAGGCACAGATTTTTACGGTCGATTCGCACACCGACACGCCTTTATGGCTTTTGCGCGGCGACTACGATCTGAGCCAGCGCCACGATGCCACAACGCACGGCAGCAAAGTAGATTTGCCACGCATGACCGAAGGCGGCTTGGATGCAGTGTTTTTTGCCGTTTTTCTTGGGCAGGAGGCACGCACGCCCGAAGGAAACCAACATGCTATCGACCTCGCCATCCGCATCTTCGACTCGATTGATGCACATTTGCAACGGGTACCGGAGTTGGCCGCTATTGCCACTTCACCCGATGAGGCGCTGCGGCTGAAAAATGAAGGTGAAAAAGCTATCTTTCTCGGCATCGAAAACGGCTATGCCATCGGCAACGACCTGGCACAGATTGGTAATTTCTACAACCGTGGCGCACGCTACATTACGTTGTGCCACACCCGAAATAATGACATTTGCGATTCATCCACCGACAGCACAGAGCACCACGGTCTAAGCGACTTTGGCCGCCAGGTGGTGAGCGAGATGAACCGGCAGGGAATGATGATTGACGTGTCGCACATTTCCGACAGCAGTTTCTACGATGTGCTCCAGGTTTCGTTGCAGCCGGTGATTGCGTCGCACTCTTCGGCCCGCGCCATCTGCGATCATCCGCGCAATATGTCGGACGATATGCTGCTGAAGCTGGCAAAAAATGGCGGCGTGGCACAGGTGTGTATTCTCAGCGACTATGTGAAGACCATGCCGCCAAACGCACAACGCGACTCTGCGCAAAGCGCCTTACGCGAAAAATACAACAACTTCGACGGCCTTAGCGAAGAACTGATGATTCAGGCCCGCAGCGAGTGGCACGCCGTCAATAAGAATTTTCCGCCCAACCTGGCCACACTTTCCGACTATGCGGACCATATCGATCATGTTGTGAGCGTGGCCGGCATCGACCACGTGGGCATCGGCACCGACTTCGATGGCGGAGGCGGTGTTACGGGCTGCTTCGACGCTTCAGAGATGCACAACATCACCGCCGAACTGCTGCGACGCGGATATTCGGCAGAGGAAATCGAAAAGATATGGGGCGGCAATCTGATGCGTGTGATGCGGCAAGTGCAGGCTGCGCGGGCAGTATGATCGTGCCGGAA
This window of the Bacteroidales bacterium genome carries:
- a CDS encoding FHA domain-containing protein, which gives rise to MANKTIIDNDYNSFEKNPEKAGKYTQISGSDRNPEKIEERNLVGFLVSYTTSEPGEYWLIREGRNLIGKFADNNIILKLPTVSDRHALLNVRRSKNDNRLMFVIKDENSTNGVFVNKEDIEYQPRELNDRDIIKIGDYELLLIIIDKVTLKLKTLQGLSNIVKELHDPHKRSSPYDYPAYDKDIKDGTVTDL
- a CDS encoding caspase family protein, which encodes MKNRNNLPKWSMLLISSLLIMFLISKQTSAQTLHCIIAGATNEQNSVIREGTRLSIDAMMSEIGAIEKNTSVRRKVYELTGTNFKSENLQKTIGDLNCNENDVILFYYNGHGFRYRDQSDKWPTLFMGYHIEGFDDTYLRSISLSKIANELKAKGARLTILIVDCCNGELSVLSPSDIEVNGIASLNFSVRNSERFKELYEQSSGFIIVSSSEPGQTSGVSSRYGGYFTNSFLEIHKELTSISNYADWNDLLEKTKERTISVTQLNYKKQTPQFQIEIIKRNNSHPSRNWQDVITTNSGAFANQPNNFVSNNPYRIYQFPVARIIMFKNNDVLFLMSDNYIVKYNPFDGGMFIAGYRAITMQAQTFQWDLINPVNSFHTNVFGVDYYGKIWEWNNYRRKWDNVGVVYY
- a CDS encoding PIN domain-containing protein; protein product: MKIVVDTNIVFSAVLNTNSRIANILLQSERFLHFYSTDLLLAEISEHKQKLQNLSGLSKEDLDKSIALITRKIRFIDARLIPNDIFNSTEELLKDIDSDDVEFVALTDHIGGKLWSGDKTLQRKLARKNWEKFISLAELSVLIRKPYE
- a CDS encoding transcriptional regulator, whose translation is MERIIFHSQIYRSWFIRIVAILLITIMHLPIKAEARLAPDSLYRQLETAEVKERVLILQALVRGLNVVDSVAAFCFFYEAAELAEDLNLNFDLKNSFESIRIKASPQRSIARYKKIIDELRDKKYPRQIGFAYSFIGREYLNLNNFDSSEYYQNKALSVFTKTNCELGKALVLDRMGQNDLTRNQFLDALKYYYQALQINQLNGFERDAAISLYHIGLTQLYLGNYHQAVDFIIKSLSYWEKISNRPNTWNCNELIGNIYIQSGDFQRALQFHRIALAIRQKHIRIAKEAGTSNLKENYLGIAYSYNNIAEVYLHMKQLDSAYYYALHSYQIKTEEGSAASVRDVANSELNLGNIYFALKNTDSAYLLTQVAAEKYKSLQNWSDFSMALYSLGKIELSLKKPLPAKQHFLEGLEHARQVQSKQSILEGYKVLSEMYLENKDLKKAYDYYVKYAMIKDSIFDREKSDAIEEIQIRYEVDKKTEQIEDQELVIGQKQRQIKTATIVGVIVTVLLVLLIVFIIKTKRQKEALLTKEAENLRQDLELKNRELICNVSNIYTKNLVINKVAKSLQRSSANFKQSNMELVREIISELKQNLDETSWREFEYRFAQVHESFYNTLDAQFPDLTPAERKVCAMLKLNMSSKEIAAITMVRPESVDTARSRIRKKLDIDKDENLTVFLNRL
- a CDS encoding dipeptidase; the protein is MINSRKTSLLVMVAGAMMLLMSSCNQPAANTDQMSDAVKVQAQIFTVDSHTDTPLWLLRGDYDLSQRHDATTHGSKVDLPRMTEGGLDAVFFAVFLGQEARTPEGNQHAIDLAIRIFDSIDAHLQRVPELAAIATSPDEALRLKNEGEKAIFLGIENGYAIGNDLAQIGNFYNRGARYITLCHTRNNDICDSSTDSTEHHGLSDFGRQVVSEMNRQGMMIDVSHISDSSFYDVLQVSLQPVIASHSSARAICDHPRNMSDDMLLKLAKNGGVAQVCILSDYVKTMPPNAQRDSAQSALREKYNNFDGLSEELMIQARSEWHAVNKNFPPNLATLSDYADHIDHVVSVAGIDHVGIGTDFDGGGGVTGCFDASEMHNITAELLRRGYSAEEIEKIWGGNLMRVMRQVQAARAV